In one Sphingobium indicum B90A genomic region, the following are encoded:
- a CDS encoding polyprenyl synthetase family protein: protein MTASATGNVHPIGRASSAPSLAPMMALVAEGMNQVNAVILDRMQSRIPLIPELAGHLIAGGGKRMRPMLTLACADLVGYAGSRHYKLAAAVEFIHTATLLHDDVVDGSGLRRGRKTANIIWGNSASVLVGDFLFSRSFELMVEAESLKVLKILSNASAVIAEGEVNQLTAQRKIDTSEEQYLDIIGAKTAALFAAACRISAVVADRDEAEEQALDVYGRNLGIAFQLIDDAIDYESDGATMGKDAGDDFRDGKVTLPVILAYARGSDEERAFWKAAIAGNRVSDEDLAHATGLLRKTGAIADTLARARHYGQRAIDALGMFDNGKARAALTEAVEFAIARAY, encoded by the coding sequence ATGACAGCATCCGCCACCGGCAATGTCCATCCCATCGGCCGCGCCAGCAGCGCGCCTTCGCTCGCCCCCATGATGGCGCTGGTCGCCGAGGGCATGAACCAGGTGAACGCCGTCATCCTGGACCGGATGCAGTCGCGCATCCCGCTGATCCCCGAACTGGCCGGCCATCTGATCGCGGGCGGGGGCAAGCGGATGCGGCCGATGCTGACGCTCGCCTGCGCCGATCTGGTCGGCTATGCGGGGTCGCGCCACTACAAGCTGGCCGCCGCGGTCGAGTTCATCCACACCGCGACCCTGCTGCACGACGATGTGGTCGACGGATCGGGGCTGCGCCGGGGCCGCAAGACCGCCAACATCATCTGGGGCAACAGCGCCAGCGTTCTGGTGGGCGATTTCCTCTTCTCCCGCTCCTTCGAACTGATGGTCGAGGCGGAGTCGCTGAAGGTGTTGAAGATCCTCTCCAACGCATCGGCCGTGATCGCGGAGGGCGAAGTCAACCAGCTTACCGCCCAGCGCAAGATCGACACCAGCGAAGAGCAATATCTGGACATTATCGGCGCGAAGACGGCCGCCCTGTTCGCCGCCGCCTGCCGCATTTCCGCCGTGGTGGCCGACCGCGACGAGGCGGAGGAGCAGGCCCTGGACGTCTATGGCCGGAACCTCGGCATCGCCTTCCAGCTTATCGACGACGCCATCGACTATGAATCGGACGGCGCGACCATGGGCAAGGATGCGGGCGACGATTTCCGCGACGGCAAGGTGACGTTGCCGGTCATCCTGGCCTATGCGCGGGGTTCGGACGAGGAACGCGCCTTCTGGAAGGCGGCGATTGCGGGCAACCGGGTGAGCGACGAGGATCTGGCCCATGCGACCGGCCTGCTGCGCAAGACCGGCGCGATTGCGGACACGCTGGCGCGGGCGCGGCACTATGGCCAGCGGGCCATCGACGCGCTCGGCATGTTCGACAATGGCAAGGCCAGGGCGGCGCTGACCGAAGCGGTCGAGTTCGCCATTGCGCGCGCCTATTGA
- a CDS encoding ETC complex I subunit, translating into MSARIYQIQKNAMQSGKALTRKWVLEYVAAEAKKPDPLTGWAGSGDTKQQIRLTFSSEEAARAYAEREGIAYAVIPTAPKTLKIQAYADNFR; encoded by the coding sequence ATGAGCGCGCGCATCTATCAGATCCAGAAGAACGCCATGCAGTCCGGCAAGGCGCTGACCCGCAAATGGGTGCTGGAATATGTGGCGGCCGAAGCGAAGAAGCCCGATCCGCTGACCGGCTGGGCTGGCTCGGGCGACACGAAGCAGCAGATCAGGCTGACCTTCTCCTCCGAAGAAGCCGCCCGCGCCTATGCGGAGCGGGAGGGGATCGCCTATGCCGTCATTCCGACCGCGCCCAAGACGCTCAAGATCCAGGCCTACGCCGACAATTTTCGGTAA
- the gcvPB gene encoding aminomethyl-transferring glycine dehydrogenase subunit GcvPB: MTMLKEGRPTAPQALNEADAVPATATGNRALMLEEALIFEIGSTETTGVDFAEAPKVASRLGNLARTDGIGLPGLSEQETVRHYTRLSRQNYAIDLGLFPLGSCTMKHNPRLNEKVARMPGFADLHPLAPQSTVQGALAVIHELAAWLVTLTGMHSVAMSPKAGAHGELCGLLAIRAALEARGDARSVILVPESAHGTNPATAAFCGYKVEDIPATPDGRVDLEALKARLGPDVAAVMITNPNTCGLFERDMKTISDAVHAAGAFVYCDGANFNAIVGRVRPGDLGVDAMHINLHKTFSTPHGGGGPGSGPVVLSEALAPFAPLPFVERQSDKFVLVEEETAEDHHGQTFGRMVAFHGQMGMFTRALTYILSHGADGLRQVASDAVLNANYILRSLDDVLDAPFGGSGPCMHEALFSDKGLAEGFTTLDIAKGLIDEGFHPMTMYFPLVVHGAMLVEPTETESKAALDQFILALRSLAERAKAGDEALKGAPYFAPRRRLDETLAARKPVLTWTEPELAEAAE, encoded by the coding sequence ATGACCATGCTGAAGGAAGGCCGCCCCACCGCGCCGCAAGCCCTGAACGAAGCCGATGCGGTCCCCGCGACCGCCACGGGCAACCGCGCCCTGATGCTGGAGGAGGCGCTGATCTTCGAGATCGGCTCGACCGAGACCACCGGCGTCGATTTCGCCGAAGCGCCCAAGGTCGCCAGCCGCCTGGGCAACCTCGCCCGCACCGACGGCATCGGCCTGCCCGGCCTGTCGGAGCAGGAGACGGTGCGCCATTACACCCGCCTCAGCCGCCAGAATTATGCCATCGACCTTGGCCTGTTCCCCCTCGGCTCCTGCACGATGAAGCATAATCCGCGCCTGAACGAGAAGGTGGCGCGGATGCCCGGTTTCGCCGATCTCCACCCGCTTGCGCCCCAATCGACGGTGCAGGGCGCGCTGGCGGTGATCCATGAACTGGCCGCCTGGCTGGTGACGCTGACCGGCATGCATTCCGTCGCGATGAGCCCCAAGGCGGGCGCGCATGGCGAACTTTGCGGCCTGCTGGCGATCCGCGCCGCCCTGGAAGCGCGCGGCGATGCGCGCAGCGTCATCCTGGTCCCCGAAAGCGCGCACGGCACCAACCCCGCCACCGCCGCCTTCTGCGGCTACAAGGTAGAGGATATTCCGGCGACCCCGGACGGCCGTGTCGATCTGGAGGCGCTCAAGGCCCGCCTCGGCCCCGATGTCGCGGCGGTGATGATCACCAACCCCAACACCTGCGGCCTGTTCGAGCGGGACATGAAGACGATTTCCGACGCGGTGCACGCCGCCGGGGCCTTCGTCTATTGCGACGGCGCGAACTTCAACGCCATTGTCGGCCGGGTCCGCCCCGGCGACCTGGGCGTCGACGCGATGCACATCAACCTGCACAAGACCTTCTCCACGCCCCATGGCGGCGGCGGTCCCGGCTCCGGCCCGGTGGTGCTGTCCGAAGCGCTCGCCCCCTTCGCGCCGCTGCCCTTCGTCGAAAGGCAGAGCGACAAATTCGTGCTGGTCGAGGAAGAGACGGCGGAAGACCATCACGGCCAGACCTTTGGCCGCATGGTCGCCTTCCATGGCCAGATGGGCATGTTCACCCGCGCCCTGACCTATATCCTCAGCCATGGCGCGGACGGCCTGCGGCAGGTCGCCAGCGATGCGGTGCTGAACGCCAACTATATCCTGCGCAGCCTGGACGATGTGCTGGACGCGCCCTTCGGCGGCAGCGGCCCCTGCATGCATGAGGCGCTGTTCAGTGACAAGGGGCTGGCGGAAGGCTTCACTACGCTCGACATCGCGAAGGGGCTGATCGACGAGGGCTTTCACCCGATGACCATGTATTTCCCGCTGGTCGTCCACGGCGCGATGCTGGTCGAACCGACCGAGACGGAAAGCAAGGCCGCGCTCGACCAGTTCATCCTGGCGCTGCGCAGCCTGGCGGAACGCGCCAAGGCGGGCGACGAGGCGTTGAAGGGCGCGCCCTATTTCGCGCCCCGGCGCCGCCTGGACGAGACGCTGGCCGCCCGCAAGCCGGTCCTGACCTGGACCGAGCCGGAACTGGCGGAAGCCGCCGAATGA
- a CDS encoding ATP-binding protein yields MADGFFMDEHATGWRAFVARFLPLVLVILLVGSLGTLLYSASHAARDHERALKEQRRSFEVIALARAFEAKTARAEVTLARYVISLDPDTGRLFQDQWRTAASQLKTLNYTTRHSDWQRGNVMALQAAFEQRGKTLSEIGLRTTYDQKMAALAQFHQAGKSRDLMRITALLDRVIQAENARLQERSQAVSLAGDRNAWFGKTSQLFGLVLLVCVLFALWFANAAYSERRNARRQADDEAERADRLEEAVATRTAELSDAYERLKKETAERAAAEENLRQMQKMDAVGQLTGGIAHDFNNMLAVVVGGLELAKRKLRLKPQEANRHLDNAMEGANRAAALTRRLLAFARSEPLLPSAVDPDALVAGLSDLIDRSIGDQITMAFENEAKGWRIFVDQHQMENAILNLCVNARDAMDGRGRLIIRTGQVQLAHHEVGECAGGEYVTLSVSNDGCGMTPEILSRVFEPFFTTKPVGKGTGLGLSQIFGFVHQSEGEIRIESEPGRGTSVHLYLPRHIGAEGEDAMDAPTLDREPVLHPPTRILVVEDDPRVLNQTMAALAELGHLPVACDHPSKAVKLLASHRDIGLIVSDVLMPDMTGPEMVRTLPAVYAHLPVLFVTGYAGDTAESADFGGHEVLRKPYTLTVLAQALSNALSGSHHPGTAAAAE; encoded by the coding sequence ATGGCGGACGGGTTTTTCATGGATGAACATGCGACAGGGTGGCGGGCGTTCGTGGCGCGCTTCCTGCCGCTGGTGCTCGTCATCCTGCTGGTGGGTTCTCTCGGCACGCTGCTCTACAGCGCCAGCCACGCGGCCCGCGACCATGAGCGCGCGCTGAAGGAACAGCGCCGCAGTTTCGAGGTGATCGCCCTCGCCCGCGCTTTCGAGGCGAAGACGGCGCGGGCCGAAGTGACGCTGGCCCGCTATGTCATCAGCCTGGACCCCGATACCGGCCGCCTGTTCCAGGACCAGTGGCGCACCGCCGCAAGCCAGCTCAAGACGCTGAACTACACCACCCGCCATTCCGACTGGCAACGCGGCAATGTGATGGCGTTGCAGGCGGCGTTCGAACAGCGCGGCAAGACGCTGAGCGAGATCGGCCTGCGCACCACCTACGATCAGAAGATGGCGGCGCTCGCCCAATTCCACCAGGCTGGCAAGTCCCGCGACCTGATGCGCATCACGGCGCTGCTGGACCGGGTCATCCAGGCGGAAAACGCCCGGTTGCAGGAACGCAGCCAGGCCGTGTCGCTGGCGGGGGACCGCAATGCATGGTTCGGCAAGACGTCCCAGCTTTTCGGGCTGGTGCTGCTGGTCTGCGTGCTGTTCGCGCTCTGGTTCGCCAATGCCGCCTATAGCGAGCGGCGCAATGCGCGCAGGCAGGCGGACGACGAGGCGGAGCGCGCCGACCGGCTGGAGGAGGCCGTCGCCACCCGCACCGCCGAATTGTCGGATGCCTATGAACGACTCAAGAAGGAGACCGCCGAACGCGCCGCCGCCGAGGAAAATCTGCGCCAGATGCAGAAGATGGACGCGGTGGGCCAGCTGACCGGCGGCATCGCCCACGACTTCAACAACATGCTGGCGGTGGTGGTCGGCGGGCTGGAACTCGCCAAGCGCAAGCTGCGCCTGAAACCGCAGGAGGCGAACCGCCATCTCGACAATGCGATGGAGGGCGCAAACCGCGCCGCCGCGCTGACCCGCCGCCTGCTGGCCTTCGCCCGGTCGGAACCGCTGCTGCCCAGCGCGGTGGATCCCGATGCGCTGGTGGCCGGGCTGTCCGACCTGATCGACCGATCGATCGGGGACCAGATCACCATGGCCTTCGAAAATGAGGCGAAGGGCTGGCGGATCTTCGTCGACCAGCATCAGATGGAAAATGCGATATTGAACCTGTGCGTCAACGCCCGCGATGCGATGGACGGACGAGGTCGCCTGATCATCCGGACCGGGCAGGTCCAACTCGCCCACCATGAGGTCGGCGAATGCGCCGGCGGGGAATATGTAACGCTCAGCGTCAGCAACGACGGCTGCGGCATGACGCCCGAAATCCTCTCCCGCGTGTTCGAACCCTTCTTCACCACCAAACCGGTGGGCAAGGGGACGGGCCTCGGCCTCAGCCAGATTTTCGGCTTCGTGCATCAGAGCGAGGGCGAAATCCGCATCGAATCCGAACCCGGCAGGGGCACCAGCGTCCACCTCTATCTGCCCCGCCATATCGGCGCGGAAGGCGAGGACGCGATGGATGCGCCCACGCTGGACCGGGAACCCGTGCTTCATCCCCCGACCCGCATCCTGGTGGTGGAGGACGACCCCCGCGTCCTCAACCAGACGATGGCGGCGCTGGCCGAACTGGGCCACCTGCCCGTCGCCTGCGACCATCCGTCCAAGGCGGTGAAGCTGCTCGCCAGCCATCGCGACATCGGCCTGATCGTCAGCGACGTGCTGATGCCCGACATGACGGGGCCGGAAATGGTCCGCACCCTGCCCGCCGTCTACGCGCACCTGCCGGTGCTGTTCGTCACCGGCTATGCCGGCGACACGGCCGAAAGCGCGGATTTCGGCGGGCATGAAGTGCTGCGCAAGCCCTATACGCTGACCGTCCTGGCACAGGCGCTGTCGAATGCGCTCAGCGGATCGCACCACCCCGGAACAGCCGCGGCAGCAGAGTAA
- a CDS encoding acyl carrier protein → MTDRQPIFDSVLSQIAPFNKKGVELTEATTFAGDLEWDSLTVMDFVAAIEDEFDIIITMNMQAEIETVGQLVDAVAKLKG, encoded by the coding sequence ATGACGGATCGCCAGCCAATTTTCGACAGCGTTTTGAGCCAGATCGCGCCTTTCAACAAAAAGGGCGTCGAACTGACCGAAGCCACCACCTTCGCGGGCGATCTGGAATGGGACAGCCTGACGGTGATGGATTTCGTCGCCGCGATCGAGGATGAATTCGACATCATCATCACCATGAACATGCAGGCCGAGATCGAGACCGTCGGCCAGCTCGTGGACGCCGTGGCGAAGCTGAAGGGCTGA
- a CDS encoding TSUP family transporter, translated as MIPSPETIAFLMAAALIAGCIDAMAGGGGLIAMPALLAAGIPPVAAVATNKLQSSLGTFGACVAYARAGHMDLKAYRWPIFAAFAGSVGGAWLVQRVDPSILAGLMPALLIALAAYFTFSPKVGEMDRHQRVGMVALSLLIGVIGFYDGFFGPGAGAFYTTIFIALGGLGLVRATAQTKAANFASNLAGLITMIAGGHVIWIVGLAMAVGSITGGQIGSRLAMRFGSRLIRPLLIILSLALTAKMLLDPKNPIHILLFG; from the coding sequence ATGATCCCCTCCCCTGAAACCATTGCCTTCCTGATGGCCGCCGCGTTGATCGCGGGGTGCATCGACGCGATGGCGGGCGGCGGCGGGCTGATCGCGATGCCCGCCTTGCTGGCCGCCGGAATCCCGCCCGTGGCCGCGGTCGCGACCAACAAGCTGCAAAGCTCGCTAGGCACGTTCGGCGCCTGCGTCGCCTATGCGCGGGCGGGACATATGGATTTGAAGGCCTATCGCTGGCCCATATTCGCGGCGTTTGCGGGATCGGTCGGCGGCGCCTGGCTGGTGCAGAGGGTCGATCCGTCCATTCTCGCCGGACTGATGCCCGCGCTGCTGATCGCGCTGGCGGCCTATTTCACCTTCTCGCCCAAGGTCGGCGAAATGGACCGGCACCAGCGGGTCGGCATGGTCGCGCTCAGCCTGCTGATCGGCGTCATCGGCTTTTACGACGGTTTTTTCGGGCCGGGCGCGGGGGCCTTCTACACCACCATCTTCATCGCTCTCGGCGGCCTTGGCCTCGTGCGCGCCACGGCCCAGACCAAGGCGGCCAATTTCGCCAGCAACCTGGCCGGACTGATCACCATGATCGCGGGCGGCCATGTGATCTGGATCGTCGGGCTGGCCATGGCGGTGGGCAGCATCACCGGCGGGCAGATCGGTTCGCGGCTGGCCATGCGCTTCGGCAGCCGACTGATCCGGCCGCTGCTGATCATCCTGTCGCTGGCGCTGACCGCCAAGATGCTGCTGGACCCCAAAAACCCGATCCATATTCTGTTGTTCGGCTGA
- a CDS encoding Pycsar system effector family protein, producing MTVAKKGEGEKMDATNAPVPNAIHLLRTAVQTNMQLSQMADQKANMLIGASMVIFTLCVAQLRSGALVWPVAVLAVGVFLAATCAIMAVLPSVGRSRGDVGTDDNLLFFGIFTSLSEAEFSDRMMALVSDDDALCRAMLRDMYQNGQVLQRRKYRWLGYAYRLFLAGVVTSFVALVVDLGLGWG from the coding sequence ATGACTGTCGCGAAAAAGGGGGAGGGGGAAAAGATGGACGCGACGAATGCTCCGGTGCCCAATGCGATCCACCTGCTGCGCACGGCGGTGCAGACCAATATGCAATTGAGCCAGATGGCCGATCAGAAGGCCAACATGCTGATCGGCGCGTCGATGGTGATCTTCACGCTTTGCGTCGCGCAATTGCGGTCGGGGGCGCTGGTCTGGCCGGTGGCGGTGCTGGCGGTGGGCGTGTTCCTGGCCGCGACCTGCGCGATCATGGCCGTGCTGCCCAGCGTCGGCCGGTCGCGCGGGGATGTGGGAACGGACGACAATCTGCTGTTCTTCGGCATCTTCACCAGCCTCAGCGAGGCGGAATTCAGCGACCGGATGATGGCCCTGGTGTCGGACGACGATGCGCTGTGCCGGGCGATGCTGCGCGACATGTACCAGAACGGGCAGGTGCTCCAGCGGCGGAAATATCGCTGGCTGGGCTATGCCTATCGGCTGTTCCTGGCGGGCGTAGTGACGAGTTTTGTCGCGCTGGTGGTGGATTTGGGACTGGGGTGGGGTTGA
- a CDS encoding DUF938 domain-containing protein, with product MTDRPEPWEPGSGPASAGKRHAPATARNRDAILAVLREELPSSGLVLEVASGSGEHAVHFAAALPALDWQPSDPDPAALASIEAWREEAGLANVRPPIRLDAAADWPVEAADAVLCINMVHISQWAATAGLFKGCAKLLPAGAPLIIYGPFLEADVETAPTNRAFDRSLKARNPEWGLRDVAELDRVGDAFGLAQVRRMEMPANNLILIYRSRRS from the coding sequence ATGACGGACAGGCCGGAACCGTGGGAACCCGGTTCCGGCCCCGCCTCTGCGGGCAAGCGCCACGCGCCGGCGACGGCGCGCAACCGCGACGCCATATTGGCGGTGCTTCGCGAGGAACTGCCATCCTCCGGCCTCGTGCTGGAGGTGGCGAGCGGCAGCGGCGAGCATGCAGTCCATTTCGCCGCGGCCTTGCCCGCGCTCGACTGGCAGCCGAGCGATCCCGATCCGGCGGCGCTCGCCTCCATAGAGGCATGGCGGGAGGAAGCGGGCCTTGCCAATGTGCGTCCACCGATCCGGCTGGATGCAGCCGCCGATTGGCCGGTGGAAGCGGCTGACGCAGTCCTGTGCATCAACATGGTTCACATCAGCCAGTGGGCGGCCACCGCCGGGCTGTTCAAAGGATGCGCTAAACTGCTGCCCGCCGGCGCTCCGCTGATAATCTATGGCCCTTTCCTCGAAGCCGACGTCGAAACGGCTCCGACCAATAGGGCGTTCGATCGCTCGCTGAAGGCGCGTAACCCCGAATGGGGGCTTCGCGATGTCGCCGAGCTCGATCGGGTCGGCGACGCATTCGGCCTTGCGCAAGTCCGGCGGATGGAAATGCCGGCCAACAATCTCATCCTGATTTACCGTTCGCGCCGGTCCTGA
- the spt gene encoding serine palmitoyltransferase has translation MTTQTRDLFSKFDPLIAEREALLATGVRDPFAIVMDEVKSPTQAVIKGKDTILLGTYNYMGMTFDPDVIAAGKKALDDFGAGTTGSRLLNGTYQGHKEVEEALKDFYGTSGAMVFSTGYQANLGMISTLAGRGDYVVLDADSHASIYDGCFLGDAEIVRFRHNSVEDLDKRLGRLPADALKLVVLEGVYSMLGDVAPLPDMVAAVRKHPNCMILVDEAHGMGFFGPNGRGVYEEQGVEKDVDFVVGTFSKSVGTVGGFCVSNHPKFEVLRLVCRPYVFTASLPPSVVATAATSIHKLMHAGEKRAHLWKNSQRLHKGLTDLGFRLGTETPQSAIIAVILTDQTQAVAMWQTLLELGLYVNMARPPATPAGTFLLRCSLCAEHSDEQVGQIIAMFEAAGRATGAIG, from the coding sequence ATGACGACGCAAACCCGCGACCTCTTCTCCAAATTCGACCCCCTGATCGCCGAGCGCGAGGCGCTGTTGGCGACAGGCGTGCGCGATCCCTTCGCCATCGTCATGGACGAGGTGAAGTCCCCCACCCAGGCCGTCATCAAGGGCAAGGACACGATCCTGCTCGGCACCTACAACTATATGGGCATGACCTTCGACCCGGACGTCATCGCCGCGGGCAAGAAGGCGCTGGACGATTTCGGCGCGGGCACCACCGGCAGCCGCCTGCTGAACGGCACCTATCAGGGGCACAAGGAAGTCGAGGAAGCGCTCAAGGACTTCTACGGCACCAGCGGCGCGATGGTCTTCTCCACCGGCTATCAGGCCAATCTGGGCATGATTTCCACCCTGGCGGGCCGGGGCGATTATGTCGTGCTGGACGCGGACAGTCATGCCTCCATCTATGACGGCTGCTTCCTGGGCGATGCGGAGATCGTCCGTTTCCGCCACAACAGCGTGGAGGATCTGGACAAGCGCCTGGGCCGCCTGCCCGCCGACGCGCTGAAGCTGGTGGTGCTGGAAGGCGTCTATTCGATGCTGGGCGACGTCGCGCCGCTGCCGGACATGGTGGCCGCCGTGCGCAAGCATCCCAATTGCATGATTCTGGTGGACGAGGCGCATGGCATGGGCTTTTTCGGTCCCAATGGCCGCGGCGTCTATGAGGAGCAGGGCGTCGAGAAGGACGTCGATTTCGTCGTCGGCACCTTCTCCAAGTCGGTCGGCACGGTCGGCGGCTTCTGCGTGTCCAACCACCCGAAGTTCGAGGTGTTGCGCCTCGTCTGCCGTCCCTATGTCTTCACCGCGTCGCTGCCGCCCAGCGTCGTCGCCACCGCCGCGACGTCGATCCACAAGCTGATGCATGCGGGCGAGAAGCGCGCCCATCTGTGGAAGAACAGCCAGCGGCTGCACAAGGGCCTCACCGACCTCGGCTTCAGGCTGGGCACGGAAACGCCGCAGTCCGCGATCATCGCCGTTATCCTGACCGACCAGACCCAGGCGGTGGCCATGTGGCAGACGCTGCTGGAGCTGGGGCTCTACGTCAACATGGCGCGCCCCCCGGCGACCCCCGCCGGAACCTTCCTGCTGCGCTGTTCGCTTTGCGCGGAACATAGCGATGAACAGGTCGGCCAGATCATCGCCATGTTCGAGGCCGCGGGCAGGGCCACGGGCGCGATCGGCTGA
- the hrpB gene encoding ATP-dependent helicase HrpB: MTALPIHAVLPDLLAALREGSNAVLVAPPGAGKTTAVGPALLDQSWCTGQILLLSPRRLAARAAAERIAELMGEDVGGTVGYATRMDSKVSKATRLLVLTEGIFVRRIQDDPELSGVSAILFDEVHERSLDSDFGLALALDAQGALRPDLRIIPMSATLDGARFAALLDGAPVVESEGRIQPLALRHVGRASEKRIEEEMAATIRRALSEEAEGDLLAFLPGVAEIERTAERLEGAGVEVHKLHGSLDPAAQRAAIRPSREGRRKVILATSIAETSLTIDGVRIVVDSGLARRPRYDRAAGVTRLVTERASQAAAIQRAGRAARQRPGVAYRLWEAAATAGMPPFDPPEILESDLSSLILDCALWGVGDPGELRWLDPPPAAAVAEARRRLTALEALDEDGRITAHGKALAALPLEPRIGHMLVRAGEIGLAEVAAEVAVLLSERGIGGQDTDLTQRRMRWRRESGKRADAARTMARRWAKLVPPLAAKGTLGAEHGHETGLCLALAFPDRVSKRRSADGADWASVGGRGFRLDPLSPLAREEWLAVGEVQGSAAGARILSAAPIGEAEVIALFAARIAEHRTVRFRAANGGIEALRERRLGAVRLSSGSDDRPDPDAVVAALTDGVRLGGLDLLPWSDAARSLRMRAAFAGVEALSDAALMETLDEWLPPLLQGRRRLSDIDRSQLSGVLEGLIGWDGKQQVDRLAPPEFRSPAGSGHEIDYAAEGGPRVELRVQALFGLNEHPVVGSARVPLVLSLTSPAGRPIQTTRDLPGFWAGSWSAVAKEMRGRYPRHPWPDDPAAASATLRTKRAEAKGKP, encoded by the coding sequence ATGACCGCCCTGCCCATCCATGCCGTATTGCCCGACCTGCTCGCCGCGCTGCGCGAAGGGAGCAATGCCGTGCTGGTGGCTCCGCCGGGCGCGGGCAAGACCACCGCCGTCGGACCCGCCCTGCTGGACCAGTCCTGGTGCACGGGCCAGATCCTGCTGCTCTCCCCCCGGCGGCTGGCGGCGCGGGCAGCGGCGGAGCGGATCGCCGAACTGATGGGCGAGGATGTCGGCGGCACGGTCGGCTACGCAACCCGGATGGATTCGAAGGTTTCGAAGGCCACGCGGCTGCTGGTCCTGACCGAGGGCATTTTCGTGCGGCGGATTCAGGACGATCCGGAGCTTTCGGGCGTCTCCGCCATCCTGTTCGACGAAGTGCATGAGCGCAGCCTGGACAGCGATTTCGGGCTGGCCCTGGCCCTCGACGCGCAAGGAGCGCTGCGGCCCGACCTGCGGATCATACCCATGTCGGCTACGCTGGATGGCGCGCGTTTCGCGGCCCTGCTCGACGGCGCGCCCGTGGTGGAGAGCGAAGGCCGCATCCAGCCGCTGGCGTTACGCCATGTCGGGCGCGCATCGGAAAAGCGGATCGAGGAGGAGATGGCGGCGACCATCCGCCGGGCGCTGAGCGAGGAGGCGGAAGGCGACCTGCTCGCCTTCCTGCCCGGCGTGGCGGAGATCGAACGGACAGCGGAACGGCTGGAGGGCGCGGGGGTGGAGGTGCACAAGCTCCACGGCTCGCTCGACCCGGCGGCGCAACGGGCGGCGATCCGCCCCTCGCGGGAGGGACGGCGGAAGGTGATCCTCGCCACGTCCATCGCGGAAACCAGCCTGACCATCGACGGCGTGCGGATCGTGGTGGATAGCGGTCTGGCGCGGCGGCCGCGTTATGACCGGGCGGCGGGCGTAACGCGGCTGGTGACGGAACGCGCCAGTCAGGCGGCGGCGATCCAGCGGGCGGGCCGCGCGGCGCGGCAGCGGCCGGGCGTCGCCTATCGCCTCTGGGAAGCGGCGGCGACCGCCGGCATGCCGCCCTTCGACCCGCCGGAGATATTGGAGAGCGACCTGTCGAGCCTGATCCTGGACTGCGCGCTTTGGGGGGTGGGCGATCCGGGCGAGTTGCGCTGGCTGGACCCGCCGCCCGCCGCCGCCGTGGCGGAGGCGCGCAGACGGCTGACGGCGCTGGAGGCGCTGGACGAGGACGGACGCATCACCGCCCATGGCAAGGCGCTCGCCGCCCTGCCGCTGGAACCGCGCATCGGCCATATGCTGGTGCGGGCGGGCGAAATCGGACTGGCGGAGGTCGCGGCGGAGGTTGCCGTGCTGCTGAGCGAACGGGGAATCGGCGGGCAGGATACGGACCTGACGCAGCGACGAATGCGCTGGCGGCGTGAGAGCGGCAAGCGCGCCGATGCGGCACGGACGATGGCGCGACGATGGGCGAAGCTGGTTCCACCGCTTGCGGCCAAGGGAACCCTTGGCGCGGAGCATGGCCATGAAACCGGCCTCTGTCTCGCCCTCGCCTTCCCGGATCGCGTTTCCAAGCGCCGCTCCGCCGACGGCGCGGACTGGGCAAGCGTCGGCGGACGCGGCTTCCGGCTCGATCCGCTCAGCCCCCTGGCGCGGGAGGAATGGCTGGCGGTGGGCGAAGTGCAAGGCAGCGCGGCAGGCGCCCGCATCCTCTCCGCCGCGCCGATCGGCGAGGCGGAGGTGATCGCCCTGTTCGCGGCCCGGATCGCGGAGCATCGCACCGTGCGATTCCGGGCCGCCAATGGCGGGATAGAGGCGTTGCGCGAAAGGCGGCTGGGCGCGGTGCGGCTCTCGTCCGGCTCTGATGACCGGCCCGATCCGGATGCCGTGGTCGCAGCCCTGACCGACGGCGTGCGGCTGGGCGGGCTGGACCTTCTCCCCTGGTCCGACGCGGCGCGATCGCTCAGGATGCGCGCTGCCTTCGCCGGCGTGGAGGCCCTGTCGGATGCCGCGTTGATGGAGACGCTGGACGAATGGCTCCCCCCGCTGCTGCAAGGCAGGCGCCGTCTCTCCGACATCGACCGTTCGCAGCTTTCCGGCGTGCTGGAAGGGCTGATCGGCTGGGACGGCAAGCAGCAGGTCGACCGGCTCGCCCCGCCCGAATTCCGCTCCCCCGCCGGCAGCGGCCATGAGATCGACTATGCGGCGGAGGGCGGCCCCCGCGTCGAACTGCGCGTCCAGGCCCTGTTCGGCCTCAACGAGCATCCGGTGGTCGGCAGCGCGCGCGTTCCGCTGGTGCTTTCCCTCACCTCGCCGGCCGGCCGGCCGATCCAGACGACGCGCGACCTCCCCGGCTTCTGGGCGGGCAGTTGGAGCGCGGTGGCGAAGGAAATGCGCGGCCGATACCCCAGGCATCCCTGGCCGGACGATCCGGCGGCGGCCAGCGCCACGCTGCGCACGAAACGCGCCGAGGCCAAGGGGAAGCCTTGA